The DNA sequence CAGGAGGGCAATTTGCAAAGGAGGAAAACCCAAAGcacctccctctttcctttcttttttttcctcccaaaccatccctcctcctttcccttctctcttgcaTAGCTTGCAGATGacaaaaggagggaagaaacTTCCTCTGACTTGGGGGCTTGGAAGAGCCaaagggcttcttcttcttcttctattattattattattattattgatgcttTTGATTTCCTTCCCCCTTTGGGAATGATGGCTGAATGGCTCCCTTTTCCTCCAGCATCTGaacattgatatatatatatatattccttttcaATTGAGCACATTTGAGAAAGTGGCAATGCAAAGACCTGAATGCAAGCCACTTCCATTCATGTAATCCCAAGAGGTTTTGGGAATCCTGTTTCCCTGCAGTTTTGGACCACAAAAGGTAAAAACTGGGAAAATGTCATTTGGGGCTTTTTCTTTGGGGATTTAAATCATGCCTTTGGGATTGAGTTATTGGTGAAGAattgcttttcctttttcttgttttctagCATGGGCAAATGTGGACATGCTTGCTATGTTTCCCTATTCCTGTCTttaattttgccttttccttgCTCCTGCTTTCAGATCCTGCTGAGAAGGAAGAGTGTTCCCTTGGATCCCTAAAACACCGCCTTTCCCTTTGGGTTGTCATCTCCGAGCGAAAGGTTTTCAATTGAAGAAGCAggagtattttttattattgttgttattttaaaataagaaggaGAACTACAGAGATGCCAGGGATGGTCAGTAAAAACCCCGATCTCGAATTTGACTCGCTGCAGCCTTGCTTCTACCCAGACGAAGATGATTTTTATCTGTGCGGTCCAGACTCGGCACCGCCAGGGGAAGACATCTGGAAAAAGTTTGAGCTCCTGCCAACGCCTCCCCTGTCTCCCAGCCCAGCAGGTCTGCAAGAAAACCCCCCAGGGTCATggggggcagctggaggcctggGGGGCTTCCGAACCAGCGACCCCTTGGACTGGGCATCTGAATTGCTGCTCCTGCCCGCAGAGGCTGACCTTTGGGGCAGCACCGATGGCGGGGACTCCTTTGAGATCGGCTTGGGGGAAAGCAGCAGCAGTGCCAACAACCTCAATGCCATCATCATCCAGGACTGCATGTGGAGTGGCAGCTCTGCCAGCGAGAAGCTGGAAAGGGCCATGAATGAGAAGCTGCAGGGGAAAAAAGGACAGGGCACTGCTGGGGCACCggctgcagcagcagctggcTCTGCCACCCTGGCAGTgggcaccaccaccacctccgcCACCCCCAGCACCACAGGAAACAATGGCAGTGGCCAAGCAGAGCTCAACAACTCTGTCTCGGAGTGTGTGGATCCAGCTGTGGTCTTCCCCTTCCCAATGAACAAGAGAGAACCCCCCACCGTCACAGCTCCAGCCTCTTCTGTGAGCCCTGGCACTGGGGGCACCGGAGCCCTGGCTCAAGGGGTGGCAGCAGCCGCTCCTGCCCAAAGAAACAGCCACCCAGGGGCTGCTAGTGACAGCCGGGCCAACCACAACAACAGTTCAGGGGATGATACGCTCAGTGATTCCGGTAAATATCTGCTCGCCCTTTGTTATGTATGGGCAGGCCACCTAACCATCAGCCACATCCCCATCACTGGGGGCCAAATATCATGGGTGGCTTGCTCAGCTgaattcaattattattattgtctagactacaactcccagaatcccctcccaAATAGAATAGCTCTGGGGAGGAAAGGTCCATTGCGGTTGGTCATGCTTTCTGggggaggattctggaagttatagtctagAAAATAACTTGGCCAGGAACTCATTATATTGCATACATCTCATCCTACCCAGAATGGCAGTAAAGAGAAGATTAGTGGCAGAACTGCAAAATCTCACTTATTGGTGGTACTGTGTGATGATCCAATACCTTCCTTCTCATCTTCCTTCTCCCAAGTCAATtgagacctttctctctcttttttccccctaagcTACTGTGTACCTCAACATTGTGCAAAAATTAGACATCAGTATTTGTGATTGACAGCtcatttaaatgtgtgtgtgtgtggtggctgtgtgtgtatgcgtgtgtatgtatatatacacatacacacacacacacacacaactgaatgTATGCTAGTGGCCACAATCTGAAGGAAGGGAGCAGTTGAGAACAGCAAAGTCAGAGGGAGAGATATTTAAGAGATCTGATTTAAAGGTGGGATGGGACAGATGAAAAGAAATTATTGTGTTCCACAGTCTCTCGTCTTATAGTTGTGCACGTGAAGTTCTGGTACTGTGAAATTTGTGTTGTAGATACTAGGAACTTTGTACATACAAGATAGATGGAGCTATCCCCTACAGTATTTGATTCACCAGCAGAAAATACTTGTAGAGCCTTGTGTCTTTGCCAAGATtagtaaaataaaaactgaattgTATAGGTGGGCTTTATTGCTTCCTACTTAAAACCACTACAAACACTGATCAGTAGATGGCAGTGTTCTTGCTTCTCTTAGCTCAGCTGCACAATCCAAAGTTTCCTTTGGTGGCTGCCAGACAATTGTGTGGCTTTTCATACCTTACAAAAGATCTCAGGGTTGATGATGGATGAACAAGAGAAGCATTTCTTGAAAAGCAAACCACACCATTCTTCTCGCCCACGGCGGTGTGGTTTTATTCAGTGTCATCTTTTCTGCTGCTGTAAAATtcctttttttccaaaatggcaaGACGATGTCTTGTTCCAGACTATTTCAATAAGAATTATTTCTTTGCTGTGGCAGattgattttgcattttgcacAGTGTCTCAAAATGAACATTTTTCCAGCCATACAGTGATTGGCTGGcagacttttttgttttggcaCTTGGGGGTTTGCTGAAACTATGCATTGAATGCCAACTTTAAATATAGTGAAATATGTATTTGTTTGCAACCGGTATCCACTGTGATCGTAAACACAGTGCCTTGTATCTAAATGAGAGGAGCCATAGGATCACCACCGTAATCATAAATGTTGACCATTGAGCCTCCTGTTTAAAAGATTCATGCTCCTTTAGTGTCTGCCTCTTGACAGCTTTGAGTGAGGGAGTACTTCCTCCCAACAGCTGTCTTCTTGGCAGTAGACCAAAACTTTGGCTTAAAGGGACCTACCAACTGGAACagcttttttgcattttttttttctttgttagaaCAAATCCAACAATTGTTTGGCTTTCCAGTCCTTTTTCAGTCAAACAAGCTGTGTTCTTGTTATGTCTCTCTGTGAGTGTGCCCgcttgcacatgcacacacactgttTGGTGGGCATTGTGGTCCTGTTTGTTTTGTCCAGGCAGTTTTGAGCACAGAATGGTTGCTTAAAATACAAATTAGGCGATTGCTTTCCGagatccttttcttcttcctggaaTCATTTTGTGTGGCAgttttatttattccttttaCTAAATAGTGTGCAGTCCCATGCTTTGCACTGTCCTTGTGCTTTGGTTACATATCATATTTGTTAAAGACCTAATGATACAGAGTCGTTAGACCTGGAAAGACATATTTGGTTTtttgatggtgttttttttaactctCCCTCCCTTTAAACATTCCTGCCTGCGCTGCATATTTTAAGAGCTTCAATATTTATAAATTGGCATTTGCCCTGGGAATTGCTTTTATTTAGCACATATATATGCTAATTAATGCTAAATGCTTGAGAGCTTTCTGCCACGTTTCTCTAAGGTTCTAATCTCGGGTGTTTTTTTCTTCCTATGTGTAtaaaagatgaagatgaagaagaggacgATGAAGAAGAAATTGACGTTGTGACCGTGGAAAAGAGGCGCTCCTCCTCCTACAAAGCCATTAGCACCCTAACTATTGCAGTGCGCCCTAAAAATGCCACCACTTTTGCCTCTGTCAGAACTCAGCCAAACGAAGTCATCCTAAAGCGTGGTGCCCCTATTCATCAGCAGCATAACTATGCCGCGCCATCGCCATATATCGAAAACGAAGATGTGCCACCCCAGAAAAAGGTAAAAAATGAAGCGCCCCGTCCAGTGAAACCAACGCCCCAGCCAAAACCGAAGAGCTTGAGTCCTCGAAACTCTGATTCCGAAGACAGCGAGCGTCGGCGTAACCACAACATCCTGGAACGTCAACGGCGCAATGATTTGAGGTCAAGTTTCCTTACGTTAAGGGACCACGTGCCAGAActggttaaaaatgaaaaagcagcAAAAGTTGTCATCTTGAAAAAGGCCACCGACTATGTCCATTCCCTACAGGCTGAGGAGCACAAGCTACTGCTGGAAAAGGAAAAGTTGCAAGTCAGACAACAGCAGTTGATAAAAAAATTAGAACACATGCAAACTTGTTAATTTAAACAAGCAAAAAACTTACCTTTTTTGTCATTGTCTGATCTGGACAGCCACTGCCACTTTGCACATTTTTGATTCCTTAAAGAGAGTTATGTTTTTGACGTTAAGAATGTTGGTTTTACTTTCAATCCAGTCTCTGATATAgatgacaaaaaaacaaaacccaacccaGAAACAAACACTGTTAATCTGAATGGAGAGCGTATGGATGTTCTTTTCTGTGGAGTTGAAGAGACTGCCAAACTGTAATGGAATGCCTTTGTATTTCCTCTTAGAACTGTATATGTTCTTTAAATGTTGTGAGCATTTGGACCTGCTTATGACATCCAGTTGAGAGTCTGGAAACATTCATTCCTTTTTAATGGTGCTTACGTTCTGCCAGGTGTTATGGGGCAAAAGCATTTTGTACCCTTGTTGTTGGGGAACACCTCTGTAAATACCATATACACATTTGCCTTTTGTACATGTCTTGGGTTATGAGAGGTGACTTTTGCTACCAATATTAGACTGGAAGTTCATACCTAAGTACTGTAATACCTCAATGTTTGAGGAGCATGTTTTTGTATACAAATATATTGTTAATCTCTGTTATGTACTGTACTAATTCTTACACTGCCTGTATACTTTAGTATGATGCTGATACATAACTAAATTTGATACTTATATTTTCGTATGAAAATGGTTGTGGAAAGTTTTGAGTAGATATTACTTTATCACTTTTTTGAACTAAGAAAACTTTTGTAAAGAAATTTACTATATATGCCTTTTTTTCCTAGCCTGTTTCTTCCAGTTAATGTATTTGTTAATGTTTGTTGCATAGAACTGGGTAATGGCAAAGTTCTGTGTTTAATTTCTTCCAATGATGTACATTTAGTGCTGCATCTTTATAGCACTTTGAAATACCTCATGTTTATGAAAATAAATAGCAATTAAATGATGTGGTATTTACTCTTTACACTGCTATACTACACATTTTCCTTCTCTAGGTTATTTTATCAGTAGAAAATAATACTTGCAATAATAATGTAAAATAGCCAGCCTGGTAGAGTTGTTTGTTGGACTAAGAGTCTCAGATCAGGGTTCGTATTTCTGCTCAATTTGGAAACCTACGgcaaccttgggtaagtcacactctctcagcctcagaggaaggcactaaCAAATCCTTGgaacaaattttgcccagaaaaccttaTGGTAGGATTGTCATGGCGTCACATAGATTTCTGTCAGCTGGGAACCTGACTTTTAGAAAGATATTCAAAATGATTTATAATGGGAGATTTTTGAGCGCGGTCCAGACTGACgaccacacgccccacaaccctggTATGTGGCGGCGGcataataatggcagcaccctatataCATGTTGCGTAAGCATGGCGCCTGCACGTTGCTGTGCTgtgcttatgtaatgagtgcgccagtggtccATTTGTTACGCCacccctgcggctttaaaagaacctgcttttcgtgggttcttttttTCGCTGGAGgaaagccacgcggtttggcggctgcaacttgcctccagaggaaaaacaggcgccggcaggctgccgtttttcagcggtctgtactgcgccatactTACTTATTTTTCATCATCTGTCCTCACAATCATCCTGGAGAAGAGATCATAATTTGCCCAGGTTGTGGCCAAGAATATGATTTTACCCACATTTTCAACACCATGCTAGTCTGTTAACTGAGGGTTAAATCCTACTGTTTAAGCACCTTAAATATGCTGAAGTAATATCAGCAGAATTTAAACTGAATTCCAATAGGCTCAATTGAAGTACTGGCCAGGGCTCTCAATATGTTGTCCCCTTTTGTCTCCTGAATTTTTTACTCCTGTGTGCCTTTAAAGGGTGTTCTAGAGAACTAGGAAATGAACAAGTTCCAGAAAAAGCTACCGCAAGCAGGGCCCCAAAACTCAGTGCTGCAATTAGCATCTTGTACAATGTCAGCATGAGAATAAATCAAATGAGACATACATATTAGTCAGGTAAGTCTAGTTTAAACTAATATACatcaagaattcaaagatacagcaaTGCTAGtccatagaatcagtatgtatagagatcttgtagcacctttgagactaactggaagaaagttgGTAGcgtgaactttcatagacttcagtctgcttcctcagatgcatttggactgaaaagtatctgatgaagtagacttaagtgtaggaaagcttatgctgccaacttctttcagttaatctcaaaacgTGCTACCAGATCTTTCTACATACATCAAGAATGAATTTCATAGTGGTCAAGATACTAgcattaagtcccattgatttcaataagtCCACTGTTATACCTATGATTCCTTTTCTACTACATATGTATGGGAACGCTGCTCTAGGCCAGCTGTGTGGAAACCTGTCAAAATCTCTTGGGCACGCGTGGTTCCTCAGATGTCAGTGTTTCAGACAGAACAACAAAGAAATGCCCATCATAGGTAAACTTTCTAACTTGCTCTGTTCTCAGACTTAGCTGTGCTGAGACAGCAAACCTTAAATGCTTCTAAATTTCTTGTTTGCATATATAGAGATGTCCCAAGGATATTTTATAGTTGCGGTTGCAAATTGGTTAACTCTTGCAGCCCTGCCTATCCACTGTAGCCAAAATTGTGGACATAGGACCAACTCCAATTGCTAGCATAGATACGTTGAATCAATAGGGTTTATGGAAGTCTTGACTTACCAAATTCTTGTTGATTTAGTGGTCTGCTAGCAATGACAGCTGAATTTCAGCAATTAGCCTCTTGACATATTCCTCACTGCATTAAACCCCATGGAAACTAATAGCAATGCTCAACTGGATGCTTGGCTGTACTGATTCCCACAAGATCAGCTGCTTTGATTTGGATAAATTTGTAACCTAAGACTTAAATCATACTCATAGTTGGGACTAGCTAGAGCAGATCCACCTAATGAAATGTACCTATGTCTTGGCTATGTATTGATTCTCTGGGACTTATCAAGAGTATCCAGACCTAAATTAGCATTTGAAAATTAGGTGAGTGCATGCATTCAGCTGTAACATTGTGGAGATACAGTTCTTAACTCCAGAAATTGCAACTTCAAATTTGGAGTAAGCCCCCACCCCCCACTGTTCAAATGACCGCAGAAGATAATTTCTAACCACCGATGTGTAGTTTAATGTTGGCCTCCAATTACTTTTTGTTGAGACTACAAAAAGAAACAATTGTTATTTAGACCCGATTAGAGAAATAACTGATTTGTATCAGCCAAGTTGTAGCTAAATGTTCTTGGGATCTGTGTAGACAGGTGTTTTAGGATAACAGCTGCTGAAATCTTGAGTGTATAAACAAGCCCTGTCTCATTAATAGAGCTGTCGTTCCATGCTTCTGTTTTCGAGGAGGCACATCACAAACTGCACACCGCTTCATGAGAGGGAGATACAGTATCTCTCATTTTATACAAATTAGGAATGAATGGAAGTCCTTTACCAATACATTCCTGTTTGTGGCTCCCGGGTTTTAGAAGTCCCCCTGGAGTTCCCATCATAGCCCACTCTATGATATTATTTAGAAGTAGTATTACATCCTTTAGTGCTTATCAATTGTAGTTAATACTATGAGCCCGCCCAGACTTTGAGATCCACAGGGAAGACTTCGAAATCCCCTTCATAGGAGGGCTAGAATGGCCCccttcttgctgtccttccatcatGAAGCCAGaacttttttattcagacaggctttatGAAATTGAAAAAGTACTGtaagtgctgtattgttttaacttttgttgttttaaaaataatttagaatgtatgtttttaacataGCTCTTAATGTAATTCAGTTTTAATGtggctttttgtatttttaaaaaattgNNNNNNNNNNtaataataataataataataataataataataataataataataataatacaaaaatatttttccccatttaaaacCTACTTGAAAAAAAGATACTACATCTTCTTTTTCAATCCTTCTATTTGGATAGGAACAGAAAATTAACAGGATGCTGTTTGGATGGCGTGAGCCTGGCTCTGTCTCCTATGTGCAGTCCTCTCTTCATGCTTTCTGATCCTTCCCTGACTTTTTGGATCATAGATCAAAACGCTAACTGCTGTGTGATCCAGAACTAAAAGCAAAAGTTGGAAAATACATTTGTTTGGACCAGCCAAAGGGGCACAAAACTTCACAAGCTTTCTGCTTCTTTGTAAGGATGGAATGGTACAAAAATTAGGGGGTGGTGCAGTGTTTTGagcttggagaccagggtttagttccccactcagctatggaaacctactgagtgaccttaggtgagttgcactctctcagccccagaaaacacctgaaggtcaccataagtttgaaacaaTTTGGTGACATATTAACAAGACCACACTCACAAATTTGACCAGAAGTTATGGTCAATAGATACACAGGCAGATTGACTTCCAAGATGAAGGTTGTACAGATAAGAAAAATAAAGTGTGAAAACATCCATTTGGACCGTTTATTTCCCTTGGATATATAGTCAATGTCTGGTCATCATCCCTAGAGACCGAAGCTCTGAGATCTATTCATTGACTTGGGCTGCActcacactgccaaaataaagtagtttgacagtGCGTTAACTTCCATGggtcaagactatggaattctgggttttgtacttttgtgagatatttcactttctctgtcagagagagctctggtgccacaagaatctacaaatcccagaattccatactattgacccatggcagttaaagtgagggatcatttctgcattatttctttGGGCCACAGCAGCAGTAATTTGCCATAACCACCAAACCAGGCAAATGACATTGACTGCAACCTACAGCTGCCTGGAAATTATGATCTGAACTAGATTTCCTGTTTTGGTTTGGAGGTAAATTATGAATTGCATTGGCCACTTTTTGCCCACTTCAGATGTTACAGCAAACTACTGTCATTATGAAGTAGGAAACAAGGTCAGGAAATGAGTGTGTACAGTAAGAGGAGAATGTGTGAGCCTGAGCCATTATCCATTGTGCAGTTGTGATGTCTGAAGTGGCTCAGGAATTATGTACTTCTCTTCTGGTGCACCAATCAAGACAGCAGATGTGAGTAGCAGATCTTTCAGTAACAGAATTTCCTTAGAAGATGTGGGTTTATGGTAGAGATATTTGTTCATTGTTTATTTGCTGGGCCTTCAGTGCCACCAATCTAGCCAAGCTTCAGTTTATTTTAGgtctaggttagatccattaggcTTGCATCCCCACATTTCTGCTTTTTCTCATAgaatttcttaattttattttcatatattgatttaatttatatcctgcctttaccCCAGCATGGGACCTGCAAATGTGGTTTTACTTGGAGATTTAGAATTGCTGTCTTATGCCAGTTTGCACCAAAGATACATATGGTTTCATCACAAGAAGCAAAACTAATCTCCATAGTTAAAGGATGCCATTCTGCAAATAAGCATTTGGCAAGGGAAGAACTGAAGAAAAGGAACAGAGAGCACCCTTCAACAAAACTGCTACACCACCTTCCATCAGCATTTTCCGCAAAGGTGGGATTAGAGAAAGGCTACACGGCAGAAAACAACCAGTTCCCAATTCTTTCCCACCATTTCAGGGATGTGAATTGCTAAACTGTAATATTGTGCACACTTTCTTCATAGCAAACCCCATGGAACACAGAATTACCTTTGAGTGATGATGAGTAGGATTTACTGTTAATGGCCTTCTCTAGGAGCAATTCTAAAGAAGCTTTCTACTAAGCCTctagggtgggaatcatgcaataTTCCAGATGTTGTCAAATTGCTGCTTTCATCAGCTTTAACCAGTCCAGCCAATgataagggatgatgggaattacagtccaacagcattgGGAGAGGTACATGATTCCCACTTCTGTAATAGGCAATAAATGCACAAGCCTTTGCTCCCTTGTCTTCTCTAATTCTAGTCATGTTTCATTAAAAACCTCTGAGCTCATTATTAAGTCCCTTGAATCCAGGCCAAGGAACAGCAAGAAACCCACTCTGTCCTTTCCTTGTAGATGGTATCTTCAAGCTGAATTCAGTTTAGTAGAATCAGTTTCAATGATAACAACAGTGGCATAACACTTTTATGGGTCAGGGCATATCCTAGTTGCACATCATGCTGTTGTTCTCTTCACACCATTACTAGATAATTTATGGCCAAACCTTTCTTCTCCCATAGCACCATGCATCATGTGTATTTTGCACTGATTAAGGAAATCACATGCTGTGCCTTCTGCTCTTATACAACCTAGGAACAGAAGTGCTTTATTGTCACCCCGACCCATACCCTCCTCCTTTATTCCTCCTCTTCTAGTTATATCCTGTTTAACACCTTGTCTGTAAACCCTGTGTAAGAAGAGGCCATGTCTGCTTTCTTTAAGTTGGCTTTAGAGGGTTTAAAAAGACTGTATCTGAGATAGTCAACATGCCTCCTGTACTCTGTAGCCCATCATTGCATGATATGGTGAGGGCATCAGGCCATCCGGAACAATTTCCTCAAATTCTAGTACAGTACAGCAGTATCTTAAAACCTTCGTGGGCATTTAGAAATGGAGTTTAGCCATCCAAAGGGGCAGGCAAATGTGTCAAGAGATATGAACACAGAAAATacgagttctaggtgtgaacgaTTTTCCATGTCTCACTCTTGGCAATGCTAGAAACTTGGggtctgaaggaaaatttcatattGTAAGTCATAGTATCATTTGGGAGGGaatgtcctcattttgtttcCATCTTTCCCTCTCCTGAGTTTGGTGAAACATCATGCCCTATTACAGAcaatgcaaagtgtgtgtgtgtgtgtaaattaatGACTGGTAAAAGGATCAA is a window from the Sceloporus undulatus isolate JIND9_A2432 ecotype Alabama chromosome 1, SceUnd_v1.1, whole genome shotgun sequence genome containing:
- the MYCN gene encoding N-myc proto-oncogene protein; the protein is MPGMVSKNPDLEFDSLQPCFYPDEDDFYLCGPDSAPPGEDIWKKFELLPTPPLSPSPAGLQENPPGSWGAAGGLGGFRTSDPLDWASELLLLPAEADLWGSTDGGDSFEIGLGESSSSANNLNAIIIQDCMWSGSSASEKLERAMNEKLQGKKGQGTAGAPAAAAAGSATLAVGTTTTSATPSTTGNNGSGQAELNNSVSECVDPAVVFPFPMNKREPPTVTAPASSVSPGTGGTGALAQGVAAAAPAQRNSHPGAASDSRANHNNSSGDDTLSDSDEDEEEDDEEEIDVVTVEKRRSSSYKAISTLTIAVRPKNATTFASVRTQPNEVILKRGAPIHQQHNYAAPSPYIENEDVPPQKKVKNEAPRPVKPTPQPKPKSLSPRNSDSEDSERRRNHNILERQRRNDLRSSFLTLRDHVPELVKNEKAAKVVILKKATDYVHSLQAEEHKLLLEKEKLQVRQQQLIKKLEHMQTC